A window from Mastomys coucha isolate ucsf_1 unplaced genomic scaffold, UCSF_Mcou_1 pScaffold2, whole genome shotgun sequence encodes these proteins:
- the Cited2 gene encoding cbp/p300-interacting transactivator 2: MADHMMAMNHGRFPDGTNGLHHHPAHRMGMGQFPSPHHHQQQQPQHAFNALMGEHIHYGAGNMNATSGIRHAMGPGTVNGGHPPSALAPAARFNNSQFMGPPVASQGGSLPASMQLQKLNNQYFNHHPYPHNHYMPDLHPTAGHQMNGTNQHFRDCNPKHSGGSSSTPGGAGGSGTPGGSGSTSGGAGGSSAGGSGGGSTMPASVAHVPAAMLPPNVIDTDFIDEEVLMSLVIEMGLDRIKELPELWLGQNEFDFMTDFVCKQQPSRVSC; this comes from the coding sequence ATGGCAGACCATATGATGGCCATGAACCACGGGCGCTTCCCCGACGGCACCAACGGGCTGCACCACCACCCTGCCCACCGCATGGGTATGGGGCAGTTCCCGAGCCCGCatcatcaccagcagcagcagccccagcacGCCTTCAACGCCCTCATGGGCGAGCACATACACTACGGCGCGGGCAACATGAATGCCACGAGCGGCATCAGGCACGCCATGGGGCCGGGGACTGTGAACGGGGGGCACCCCCCGAGCGCTCTGGCTCCGGCCGCCAGGTTTAACAACTCCCAGTTCATGGGTCCCCCGGTGGCCAGCCAGGGAGGCTCCCTGCCGGCCAGCATGCAGCTGCAGAAGCTCAACAACCAGTATTTCAACCATCACCCCTACCCCCACAACCACTACATGCCGGATTTGCACCCCACTGCAGGCCACCAGATGAACGGGACAAACCAGCACTTCCGAGATTGCAACCCCAAGCACagtggaggcagcagcagcacccCTGGCGGTGCGGGTGGCAGCGGCACCCCCGGCGGCTCCGGCAGCACCTCGGGCGGCGCGGGTGGCAGCAGCGCGGGCGGTAGCGGCGGTGGCAGCACCATGCCCGCCTCGGTGGCTCACGTCCCCGCGGCAATGCTGCCGCCCAATGTCATAGACACTGATTTCATCGACGAGGAAGTGCTTATGTCCTTAGTGATAGAAATGGGTTTGGACCGCATCAAGGAGCTGCCCGAACTCTGGCTGGGCCAAAATGAGTTTGATTTTATGACGGACTTCGTGTGCAAACAGCAGCCCAGCAGAGTCAGCTGTTGA